The sequence aaaaaaaaaaaaaaaaaaaaaaaaaaaaaaaaaaaaaaaaacaaataattatgtagaataaaaaaaaaaagaaaaaaagaaaattgaatttttctaattcttataaatatttgtttaaaaattatagatactaaagattaaaaaatatatctaattATACTTTAAGAATGGATtactattaaaaaagaaaataaaaagtttatataaattaaaaatatgtacatataaacatataagaagatataaaaaaaaaaaaaattgtaaataaataaaaatgagaaaGTGCCaattttagtatttttttatttttttgataagtTATATTTCACTATAGCAGTATTTGCGTTTACAATAAATGCAATAAGAGAAACACTTTTATCATATGACGCTTCTGACAGATAAGAAAAATGAGAGCATAACTTAAGGAAATAGCATTTCAATTTATAATCATAATTACTTCTTAATAAGTATTTAATAGTtgtttcaaaaataaaattaacagGTATTTGACATGTTATTAAACTCTGAATTTTTGTCACACACTCCTTCATTTTTGTTTGAGTTGggttaataaaaacgaaatcacataattcatttatatatgtagCCGCAACTGATAAAGATTGATGTGTTTTTGTTGAATTTGAATACACTGTCATTTCTAAAGCCATTATACATTTCCTTAAATTTCTTCCATGTGTTTCtattaagtttttaaaaaattctagTGAATTAAAAGATGGAGAAACATTTTCATTGtcacatatattttttaaaacactaAATATTTCTTCTTCTGTAGGTAATGGAACTCTTATACAAATACATCTACTTTTTAATGGTTCTATTATTTTAGATAAGTGTTCTAAATGCAAAATAACTCTTGcattttttatgtaagtTTCTAGTGTTCTTCTTAATCCTGCCTGTGCTCCTTCACTTAAAAACTCAGCATCtttgaaaacaaaaattctATACATTGGacttttagaaaaaaaggaTGCACTAGATTTATAACTACATAATTCTTTAATTATGCTTTGAacaataattttatctttatttccTAATTCAAAACATTGTAATTCTAAATGATAATTGCTTTGAActacatttatatttattttattttctacgTTTGTTATACATTCAGGTCTTCTAATTATTTTCTcttctttaaatatttcttttattaaacaATCTATTCTAGTGCTTTTTCCACCTCCAGGTGTTccataaaatattatatgagGTAAATCTTTATGAGcgcttaatttttttaatctctCTGTTATATCTTTATGAATTGTTAATTCGTCTAAACTGCGAGGAGCATACTTCTCCAGCCACATCTTTCATAAACTtaaattcaaaataaatttataaaaaaaactcaaaaaattacataaaaattttactttgtaacaaaatattttaataaaatgctaaaaaatgaaaacaagATGCAGTAAATTCAAAATCGTTTATAAagcataaataaatatacataaatttatatatatatatatttaaataaataaaaaaaaataaagacatataaatatttattatcgcataaatatctatatatttaagttacaacaaattaaatataaaaaaaaaaaaagaatattacaaaaattaaaaaaaggagaaaaaaaattatataatggGTAAAATATGCTAATACTTTATTCTTTTAAGTttcatattatattttaaatataatattattttcttattataaaattataaaataaaaaaatagataatatAATTCTCCTTTCTCTTTGAATCTATATATATTccattttgtatttttcttttttattttaaatctCTACATTTcccatttttctttttgcttttttttttactttaacaCAATTATGtcaatatatatgaaatgtTTATGGAATAtatttccttatttttttattaaagaatctttaaaatagaaaaaatgttAAGAGATGTGAGAGaaatattcttaaaaaaaaaaaaaatatcaaaaatacattttaagAAGTTCTAAATaggaaaaatttatatatggatatttaataaaatatttgtatttaagtaaaaaatttatcagaaaaaaaaaaaaaaaataaaaagccATTTACTAAATTAATAGTTGATAGTTTTATAATAGAGAAGATCCAACAttaatgtataaataaaatttaatatataattatgaatACATAAATTAATACAATGCACCTTtatactaattttttattactaaaaTTACATAGTTTTCAAGAATTTAATTAGTCTTACTATTTAAATATGtaatttctattatttcatttatttaaaaataaaatttcattataatttttcaatagCTAAAAATACacattttgaaaaaaaaaaaaagatatttagctttatataatatataaaaaaaaaaaaaataatacacataataaaaatgaaatatattaaattatgtcttaaaaaaaaagataaaaaaaagtagttaataagaataagtatattctaaaaagaaaaaacttttaaataataagagataattttctttgtatttctaaaaaaattgagttaatgattaatttaatttcttaCATGAAAATTAGGAATAGAAATTAAAGattaaaatgtatatatacttatatttatttttgaaataagtATATGacaaatataaaagtataaatataataaaaatagataagtaatcatatatatgttttaaaaaaagaaatattatacaTACAGATTTGAGGCAAGTAAAAAAGCAGGCtaattttaaatgtaaaattaaaaaaaatatataatagttactaaaataaaatacaaaattcttttttaatttagcagagactttaaaaaaataactacAATATTATATGAGCATcattacatataaaaaaaaaaaccctTTGcacattaaatataattaaaaaaattataattttagatCTTATTCGAATAATTTATAAGACGATTTAACTAAAGTTCAATCTCTCaactaaatttttatttttctcatgctctatttttaattctcttattctttcttttataatattttctctTTCTTCAGAAACACATTCTAATCTTTGATAactaaaaatgaaatgaaaattaaaaatataaatatattataacaaaaataataatagtaattacatatatgtaaatgattatattatgtatttgaatgatattaattttatatatatatatatttttaaaatttgatCAAAgcattttgtaaaaaataataatttaatataatatatacatatatttattaaaaaaaaatataggaaaataaaaaatgataataatcaaaaaaagtttaaataatTACCTAATATCCAATGATAAAGTATCGATtaatttcttataattttctttttcatctgaattatgtttaataaaatttgattTCTTCAAATAATCTTTAAATATTTGCTTTGCTTCCTTTATTTTATAGCATTTCCATTTTAAATAGACTTTTTCTAAGTGCTCATATTTtaaagatgaaaatattttgttatctttatcaattaattttattatttcatcaaatgaattattaataaaattaaccGATAAGTTAGCTAAGTATTTATCAaaagtttttaattttatatttatataattatttataaattctctatataaatcaaatttttcattatcacttaaagataattttttatattcttcattAATGGTAATATTATCAGGAATAGAACATATTTGttcaaaattttcttttttactaATACAAGTATCATATTTCAAAATGTCGTCATTTATGATaggaaattttaatttttcagaTAAAATtcctaaaaaaatatttttttcgtttctatttattttatctttttttgaaTGCTCTTTATGCTTTAAATCTGAGTGTTTATTTTCTCTTCCTTTATTCctatctttaattttttttaaaagctTTTGACTTACACTTTCAAATATTCTgtcttttttatcataagaaaggatttcatatttttttttttttattaaattattttttatttttatccaTATTCTTGGATTTTCATCTCTTAAATAATCATTTAAGGTATCTtcgaattttttttctacttttttctctttttcttttttttttttttctaaaaaatttttcaatattttatttctagtGTTCATCCAATATTCAGAACAATTTCCTTTGTATTCATTTCTATCTTTTAGAAATTTAATTGCATCTTTTTCCCTAAATggataaaaaaattcttcctcttttttatttaataaattttgaaaattttcaattaatgtttttaattcattttttttatcttcttgaacttcttttattaatttataaaaatattcttttctCATTTCTTTCGGTACACTTAAAAATCTTCTATCATATAGAATATTTGCTAAAACACTTtcatattttgaaaattcatttaaatttttttctatgagAAGATCCTTATACTCTTTCAAAATATTCTTCATATTTTCACTTTCTTcacttatttttaaattattattatttatattctctatttcttcttcattatcaattttctcttcttttttttctttttttaatatttcatctAATTCTAATGGGCAATTCCATGTCTTCTCATtcgtttttttattaaaataaaatttataatttttacttgTTTCTATAATAAACcaatttttactattttctaTGTATTCCCAACTATATGGCTTACCAACATAATATTCCTGTTCTTCTTTTGATAAGTTATCATATTTACTTCTATTAATATCAATTATATTATTgtaatttttgttttgatTTACAATTTCACttactattttttcttcatttatttctttttctatttcattttccattttttttttttatttttttcttctcaATGATTTacatttaattattttctaataattattttaatcgATTTTAACCTTTGCATCCTAATAAAATACTTAATAATCACaaaaccttttttttttataaaaaggaaTGTTAAAAGTTCTCAACTTcgatttttttctttttttttatatctataaaaataataacattattatattcattttttttttttttacttcattATAAAGagaaacattttttttatttataacatTGTATGaactaaaaaatttatgaaatttattttattaccacaatataaatatttgtatattaatatatactaataacatattttaaaaaaaaatgacaaaatattaatactaatattttataatttttataaaaaaaaaatgatgaaattaatttttttaatcattttaaaaactctaatataataaaaattttgcattttaaagaatttttacataaaaagaaaaaaaaaaaacatattcataagaaaaataatatcaaaaagtatatatatgttaaacaaattaaattatgttactatttataaaatttcaactttaaacaaaaagaaaaaattagataatattaaacttcttttttcttttaaatagtccttttatataaaaaaaaataaataactatataaattttacatatttaaatCATATTAGTCTATATATCTACACATGTGTGATTAAGTTATAACtagttatattaaaaaaaaaaaagaataattttattttaaatatgtaacattaaaaaaaaaaaaaataaataagtcactttttaaaataagaatataaaacataaaaaaatatcaaactTAAAATTATTCCTACAATtacaataattaaattttgtttATGCACTTTCTTTATAGTATCAATTAATGAAGAGGATAAACCTAcgtaattatatatatcaataacttttttacgaacattttttaaaaatttattttgttttcttaTCATATTTAAAGTATTCATTCCTTGAGcatgaaatatatttaagttATTTTCTACCTGTTTTAATATTTCCTTTTCATTATGTAAATAGCTTATAGTATCGTTaagatttttctttttggtACTTTTATAAGTATTTGGTTTATTATTCATCTCTGACtgttttaaattattcttatatatattatccaATGTTTTTATGTAAGAATTGGATTCTTTTGATAAAGTTTCAATTCTCTTCTCCCAAATTACATTTTCATTGTTCATTATTTtgttattcatattattagcATTTATAAAGGAataagtattttttaaagtctcaacattcataaaaaatgaattagttaaagcatttattttatttaaggttaaattattttttgtatttttattttgattcaTAACATCacttcttttatataaattagaaTTATTATGTAAGTTGCTgtcattttcttctttttgaTTTGATATAActaaattatatgaatagaataaattatatgatttttcaagctcttttcttatttttactatttttgtatatatattatttaaacttGTACTTGAATAGTTACCATTTTcgatattattattttcatttttatttgttgaATTTATGAACTCATTATCCAGCActtcatatttataattcattttttttttttttcttaattaaaattatctcaaaaaagaaagaaaaaacaaaaatatttgtgTAATAATTTTCACatatttatctttaaaaTTCTCGAaattctttctttttataatatataggtatatatcatttttagtAGAATgaatttgatttttttttttttatattttaaatgaataaaaatatgtgtGTATGTGttgtttaaaattaataaacaatattaataaaaaattcatataataactttataaacacaaaaaagtaaataaaaattaatgtttGTTTAAAGAAaacgtaaaaaaaaaaaaaaaatttatttaataaaaattataaaagcatataatattaacaaaaaaatgtttatgctagtatgatatatatttaagaagaaaattagaaaattataattatatatacttttttcataatacatagatattttaaagaaattttaagcatattataatataaacaacttaataaaaaaattttgaaaactaataaaaagtttataCAAACTTATAGAATAAAAGAAATCTTTAAGGAATTATAGAAGGCTACTTTTTTAccttaatttttcttattttatttaaaaaaattaaattaaaaattattacaaaGCATGTCATGTAtctatgtatatatataaatatacatttttcttcatcttcagAACAATTtagatgaattaaaaaaaaaaaaaaaaaaagaaattttatattgaaaataaaaaaaatatttttgtaattgtACAAATAAATAATCGTATCTGAATCAAATTTTTTGGTAAATGTTagataaatatacatataaaattatatttatatatgaaacAAATCGAAGTATGTTAAAATATGTagcattatattttttttattggttttatttcttcatatgcaaaaaataaaattaaaaaattttacgaGAATAAATTATAACCTATATATTTTAGTAGGTACATCattatacttaaaaaaaaagaaaaaatatattaaaaaaaaggaaatgacacaaataataataatataaaaaattaccaAATTTGACcattattttcaatatttaaatcaatatgtaaaaaaatatatttaaacatttcataatttatatataaatcatttatatttaatgaatcAAATGCTTTTTCCTCCTTCTTTTTTTCAACATAATCATTCGAATATATATCATttctcattatttttttaaaataatcattgttggtataatataaaaacatttttataatgtcttctatatttactttaatattaaaatgatataaagctttccttattttttgtatattgaTATGATTACTGAGATTTTTATTGTAATAACATATTTCATCAAAATCATCTATTTGCTTAACACTCTTCTTTTTCTCtatcttttcttttaattcttcttcTAAAAATTCATTATCACTTACTATATCatcaatattattaatataattccAGAtatagtttatttttttatcaattatGCTAATAAATTCTAAATCATTATGTTTTTCGTAgattgttttaatttttccttttcttcttAATGATTTTTCTAAATCTTGTACTTTTAAATTacttttatgttttttcattattgttaattaaaaaatctttattattttttttttttttttttttttattaggaGTATTGAAAAGAAGTAAAttctaataatatatattttatgtattttataaaataaaatataaatgaaaaaaaaaatttcaactTTTTtcaataactttatattatttttaatttttatattatatgtatttgacctttttccttttttaaataatacttgttaaatataatttgcATTTAAATGTGTTTGAATTCTATcgttttatgaaaaaatttgtacttgaaaaattattaatgatTTTTTCATTCGTTATAATGCATTTATCAATTCTAGATGAAGGACTACCTACATTTGTTAAAAAGTTTTTGAATTTTTCTAATGATTCTTTTTGATCACTTTCTGCTTTACCTATAACAGTATTTCTATCAGTATTCTGAACATAtccttttatatttaaattatcagCTTCTTGTTTTGTATATTTCCTAAAATAAACAcctacaaaaattaaatagttcctaatattttttcttaatatatttctaatgtattctttatttattatgaatattaattattttgttaAAAACATGAAGTGTATCAACGAAGtaatgttttattattaataaaaaaaaaaatatatatacatttataatttataaaaaaaaaatatattgtagttttatatttataataaaaaaaataaaaataaaaacaatacacaattattttctctttgattaatttattcttttttttaatatatttattaaaccTTGAACTTTTCCAAAAACTTCAAAATCAAAGGTATATATCATTTTACtagaattataaatatttctcaaaaaataatttttgctagaaaaattttttgtctgaggaaataaaagaaaagattgaaataaattaaaaggtctcattattttttaattttttattagttaaaatttaattcatccaaaaattaaaaaattgaaaaaataaaaatatatttttttattttatatatttcattcctatagaaattttttttttttttttgtatatatcatttattcatataattttttatgaaattattttttatattttatataaatatatatatatatactttttttcgCAAATTATATACTTTTCTTTAATCCCTCTTAAGAAATTCTTACTATTTGAGttcttaatttatttaaaaaaatatatattttgaaaaatttgaagttaatttttttttttaagaagactgttattttatttatttttaattaattatggGAAAATTCAAACACATTTtggtgaaaaaaaaaaaaaatactagtGTTACGAagtttataatttaatatgtAGTTATATGTATAAAGTAATTTTAGACTATTTagtattaaatttttatatatttatatttattctcaaaaaaaatatattaaaataaaaaatgaataaaaaaattagattaTTAAAGTAAAAGAGAAAAGGAATCAAAAAGCAAGCAAATAggacaaaaaaagaaaaaggcaaaagtatatattttctaatattttaattatttttcttctttttttatttaaaatagacTTCTCttaaatttattcattttttctttatcctACTTTTGTATtctacaaaaatatatttttttctattaaattctaataatttaatgaTGGAATAAAgaactcttttttttttctagatGTTATTTATATGATATTATCTACAATATTGATTTAGCTTGCatgtactttttttttctttaacattgtatataattatagagaaaaaaagaaaaagacagttcaaaataaatataaatagaagtaaaagaaagataaaaagataaaatattaaatatattttatttatttattttttaattaaaaaaaaaaaatccaatacacaatttaattttactaGTCATAATATTTATCACTTGAATGTGAATgtgtttttttaatatgttaaaaaaatgtacttatttatatatatattttatattcttaatGAGTATATTTTACATTCATcaatatgaaaattaaaactttaaaaaaaatttccttttatttttattataattttttattttattttatttttttatttatatatttacaaattTGTAATAAAACACATTGCATggcatattttatataattgtttatttataaaattaattaaaggattaattttttaatgtattatctttattgaaaatgaaagtaaaccagtatatttaattaatatttaaaatctTAAAATTCAACATTTTTCGAATTTAAAGAACACAACATAAagagtaaaaataaataaatagcTTCTACAAacacttatataaaaatgtaagacagctttttaaaaaaaaatgtgtgTGAGATAacacaacaaaaaaaaaaaaaaaagaaaactgAGGAAATCACaacttctattttttataatttatatatatatatatatatatatatatatatttatatgtatttaaatatacgtacatataaatatatatatatacattttttttttctgaaaaaaaacacaaatacgaaaatatttctttattttttattttaaagatacaaaaataaaaaataattacgcaaagaatttttttattttaaaatattagttcttattttaattaatttataatattaaacaCATATAAATTCCTACACATTATATTttcctttctttttttttttttacaactttataaaattgttccattccattttttttttttttaatagttcTCATCTAAGAATAtatatcttattttattacaccaaatttttatttgccTCCTTGCATTTCCTCTTTTTTATGTGTTGTAAAATAGATTTatgctaatttttttttttttttgtttatattttttgttttattttttaagttaaTTTCAAATTCATTTAtggtaaaaaaaattaaatgatatgtatttttattccATTATAGATTTATTTGCGAATCAGAAATAGACTATGttttattcttataaaaattacaaaaaaaaattttttaattataacatatatatatatatttttttgcttacatttgtatttttaaactATTTGTTCTATATTTtgaatactaaaaaaaaaaaaaaatagtgtatatatatatatatttttttttttcttttatatttttagtattaatttttgaataaataaattaaatacatTTTAATAAGGGTTGGTAAAGTAAtaagaattaaaattttaaataaattaaaaaaaaaaaaaaacatatattatttttaaggGTTAACTAATTAGTATTTTAAGTAGAACcaaatttttttcctttatacatatacataatatattattttgtatttatgcaaaataaaataattaaattaataattcatttttatataatagtatatataaaaatactatatttatttgtgatattatttattattttttttttaattttattatttattttaatatttttgtaaatacTTGTTAATAGAAGTAATAGAGAAGTATTTAATTTTAGTAAAACTTTAATTGTACAAATCTGTATCTATTATAATGTTATgcaaattttataaaaagtaactttaaaaaaaaaaaaaaactaacaggtaaaaaaaaaatgtgtgATGATTTTCCTAAAAATCTAAGCTtaacaattaataataaaaatgaatcagtttttccaaaaaataaaaagatagaAGAGCCAAAAATTCTTCTCATTAACACAGTAAATAACGAATTATGTTTATCTAAAGAGGTTAATAATTCTAAACCTTGTAATGTAATTCGAAACACTGAAAGTCCATTAGTTCATAGATATAGAAGCAGAAGTGAAGCATCAGGAAATGCaaattctaataaaaataattttcaaaatgATAAATCAAGAAAAATAAGGTTAAGCAGTAGTAATAATAGGATATGTAACGAATCAAAAGAAGAGCTTTCctctaatttaaaaaaaaaaaatgttggCATCAGTATtttaaatagtaataataaaaatgtacttaaatttgaaaaaaaaaatgtaataggCTATAACTATTTCAATAGCAGACGAAAGGATTTTGATACAAATGATTCTAATATTATCAAAACTTTACCATTAAGCATATATGTCGGTACATGGAATTGTGAGTATTTTGATTTCTCAAAAGATAGccattatgaaaaaaaacgAAATACtacaaattatttaaaaaaaaatgtgcaCGATAGTATGTATTcaacaaaaataaatgagaGGTATTCTATGAGAGCGGTAACACCTTTGATATGTTTTGATTCTACGAACAAATTAGATAGCTTGCAttatagtaaaaataaacatcGAAACATATCAAATACTTGTGCAACTGGAAAATATAGCCAGAATATTACAACAGAAAACAAAGAGAGTAAAAGTATACCATGTAATGGTAATtttgatttaataaattcttGCAATGTAAAACATTTTGAATATAAACCTGCAATTTATCACAATATGGACATAACGATTATTAATACAAATggaaaaaaagagaatatcAGCAACGACGACAAGCGTAGAGAATTgaattctattaaaaaaagtggcattgaaattaataaaaaaaaaaacaattatgATACATTAAGAGTTCCTGGCGACGATAAAATTGGGGCATTTTGGTTAAACGAAAacacatttaaaaataaagatgaaatgattgatttaaaaaattttaaaatagaaaaaaatgaacaaaaattagaaaaaaattacgATTTTTTacagattaaaaaaaattattgtccAACTTCAAAATCAAATGAAGGATTTCTATTTTCTCACTGGATACAACCATATTAtgatatatatgtaatatgTTTACAAGAATCTATATCTGATAATATTATAGAATATTTGTCTATGTATTTAAAAGAAGTAAATCAAGAAACGTATGTGTTTTTGCCGTTAGCTGATTATAAATTATCAGGATATGGAGATGGAGCATTTCTACAAATGAAATCAACAACTATTGCTGCTTGGGTAAGAAAAACTAAACTATATCCAAATGGACCAGTTAAATTATGTGCATCAAAATCTATAGcctttaataaattaaataatagtaaAGGCTGTGtatcaatattattaaatatttttaatcagtttattttatttattggtTGTCATATGCCGGCTAAAGACCAAGAATTAAGACAAAAATCCAGGGAATTTGTATTAGCAAAATTAAGTGAATATTTTAGTAATAAAGCTACTTCTAATTTTAAAGATGTATTTCATCATGTTATTTGGATGGGTGATTTTAACTTTAGAGTTCAAGGtataaatttagaaaaagtaatttattatataaaaactaataatttaaaagaattactAAAACATGATGAAGGACATTCTGCTTATTCATGTGATTTATCAATAAGCTTTCAAGAATTACCAATCAACTTTTTACctacttataaaaaaaaagaaggtagaccaataattaataaaaatgataacaaATGGGTTGAGaaagaatataaattaattcatAACATAAAATGGTATAAAGGAGGAAAGCAAGAACCAAGAATACCAtcagtaatatatataaatatattgatttatttatttataattatacatTAGaataattgtattttttcttttttttatagtggACAGATAGAATTTTTAAGTGGTCATGTGAAAAAACAAAGAATTGTTTAGCATT comes from Plasmodium relictum strain SGS1 genome assembly, chromosome: 9 and encodes:
- a CDS encoding endonuclease/exonuclease/phosphatase family protein, putative: MCDDFPKNLSLTINNKNESVFPKNKKIEEPKILLINTVNNELCLSKEVNNSKPCNVIRNTESPLVHRYRSRSEASGNANSNKNNFQNDKSRKIRLSSSNNRICNESKEELSSNLKKKNVGISILNSNNKNVLKFEKKNVIGYNYFNSRRKDFDTNDSNIIKTLPLSIYVGTWNCEYFDFSKDSHYEKKRNTTNYLKKNVHDSMYSTKINERYSMRAVTPLICFDSTNKLDSLHYSKNKHRNISNTCATGKYSQNITTENKESKSIPCNGNFDLINSCNVKHFEYKPAIYHNMDITIINTNGKKENISNDDKRRELNSIKKSGIEINKKKNNYDTLRVPGDDKIGAFWLNENTFKNKDEMIDLKNFKIEKNEQKLEKNYDFLQIKKNYCPTSKSNEGFLFSHWIQPYYDIYVICLQESISDNIIEYLSMYLKEVNQETYVFLPLADYKLSGYGDGAFLQMKSTTIAAWVRKTKLYPNGPVKLCASKSIAFNKLNNSKGCVSILLNIFNQFILFIGCHMPAKDQELRQKSREFVLAKLSEYFSNKATSNFKDVFHHVIWMGDFNFRVQGINLEKVIYYIKTNNLKELLKHDEGHSAYSCDLSISFQELPINFLPTYKKKEGRPIINKNDNKWVEKEYKLIHNIKWYKGGKQEPRIPSWTDRIFKWSCEKTKNCLAFVPNSYISPIPEEKSILMASDHNPVSCCFQMYKMKNEEDIPLTKVIFMY
- a CDS encoding SNARE protein, putative, with amino-acid sequence MNYKYEVLDNEFINSTNKNENNNIENGNYSSTSLNNIYTKIVKIRKELEKSYNLFYSYNLVISNQKEENDSNLHNNSNLYKRSDVMNQNKNTKNNLTLNKINALTNSFFMNVETLKNTYSFINANNMNNKIMNNENVIWEKRIETLSKESNSYIKTLDNIYKNNLKQSEMNNKPNTYKSTKKKNLNDTISYLHNEKEILKQVENNLNIFHAQGMNTLNMIRKQNKFLKNVRKKVIDIYNYVGLSSSLIDTIKKVHKQNLIIVIVGIILSLIFFYVLYSYFKK
- the RFC5 gene encoding replication factor C subunit 5, putative — protein: MWLEKYAPRSLDELTIHKDITERLKKLSAHKDLPHIIFYGTPGGGKSTRIDCLIKEIFKEEKIIRRPECITNVENKININVVQSNYHLELQCFELGNKDKIIVQSIIKELCSYKSSASFFSKSPMYRIFVFKDAEFLSEGAQAGLRRTLETYIKNARVILHLEHLSKIIEPLKSRCICIRVPLPTEEEIFSVLKNICDNENVSPSFNSLEFFKNLIETHGRNLRKCIMALEMTVYSNSTKTHQSLSVAATYINELCDFVFINPTQTKMKECVTKIQSLITCQIPVNFIFETTIKYLLRSNYDYKLKCYFLKLCSHFSYLSEASYDKSVSLIAFIVNANTAIVKYNLSKK
- a CDS encoding acylphosphatase, putative, coding for MRPFNLFQSFLLFPQTKNFSSKNYFLRNIYNSSKMIYTFDFEVFGKVQGVYFRKYTKQEADNLNIKGYVQNTDRNTVIGKAESDQKESLEKFKNFLTNVGSPSSRIDKCIITNEKIINNFSSTNFFIKR